Below is a genomic region from Castanea sativa cultivar Marrone di Chiusa Pesio chromosome 2, ASM4071231v1.
acaagtctaatttaaattcaaactcattattatcatttttttaaatatcaatctctctaacaagtctaacttaaattcaaactcattattatcatttttttaaaacaaaattatttttgttcagTTCAAACTTACAAGGAGTGAAACTATGTCTttctaacaagtctaacttaaattcaaactcaaacgctgatttaaaaaaaaacttgaataaatcCTATATTAAGATTATCCTAAACGTGGCtttatttggataaatataaaaatcatcaactatCGATAAAGTTTAACTTTTTTAGATAATAGAACAATTCTACTGCAActtctttaaaaagtaattttcgtatataaaccaccaaactctttttaactgttttttacaagataaaaaacttgcaataattgaaattattcttttgaatgtaacccatctttcttttatatttatctattgtttagtcatatatattttgttttgtttcaaaaatttcaaagcaATGAAtcatctgatttttttattatatattttatggtcttttagaagttttaatatctgaattttttgagttatttttttgtaatatttgaaattttctgtcacattttttgtaagccattgcacattcaagcaatgacttcttcatcaaattgtagcacaaattgaagtcatacaagaacaaatcatgcaatggtgtaaatttttaatgaatttaagattttataaaattattttagactACCTCACAAATATGTAGATTCCCGTGAATAGCACGGGTTAGTGACTAGTTTAATATAGTATGTAAGGGAGAATGTGCAAATTATGttaacttaaatgattaaatttaccaattgttattaatttaagtttttggaacaattggtaatttaacggATTGCATTTTGGAGATGAAAATTAGGGTTTGCCTAGtctatacacttagattatgatagaatataatttctatattgtataaaaaaagtttggataaattgcaaattacacccctaaagtttgagtgtttggattttatactctaaaatttcaaaatatagatTTTACCCCCTGAAATTtgggagtgtttggattttacaccttgatatttcagaatttggattttgttccctaaattttaggggtgtttggattttactccctaaagtttaaaaatgtttagattttaccccttgaaatttcagaatttaagggTGTAAAATGCAAACACCTCAACACTTTGTAGTGGGCATTTCTGTAATTCTAGGCCTAGACTACTTCCTGCCGTGTTATGACCCAATAGTTCTAGAGTAGGAGAGTCGGGACTAGCTTGACTGAAACTCATCCCAAGTCAGCTTGTGTACAAGCTAGGATCCAGGAGAGTCGGGACTAGCTTGATTGAAACTCACCCCAAGTCAGCTTGTGTACAAGCTAGGATCCTTTTGCTGGGACCTTGGTCACGTGCCCACGACAAAATATGCTGTcacaaaaatgttatagaaagaTGGTGTAATATGATAAAACAAGAAGAATATGCTTGCTGTCAGGTAGAGACAATGATTAAGTCATTTTCTTAGTAAAGGggaaagaacacaatgatatgagtaCGACAGAATTAAgttaataacaacaataaaagaaaaggaaataatatCAATGCTTgactattaataaaaaaaagaatggttaGTCTGCCGTGCTTGGTTTTTTAAGAGATTTAAGTCCAGGAAGAAAACCACTCTTCAATGTAGACAATCTCACGGGGGAAATCCCGCCACAAAAATTGCTTGCTCACTTTGAAAGAATGGGCCTAGATGGCTTATCCTCGAATTCTTACTAGAGAGTAGgctattgagagggagagaatgtAGTAGTCTATTAGTGAATGCTCCTACCAcacttcttaattttttactctctgtttttctttacaatatccattttctttctaatttctatgttacctattttctttcttatctttcgcttcttttctttcttgctctttctctcttgctttTCTCTGTCATCTCTCGTGCTTGCCTCTCCCTTACTGTGCACAGCCAAGACCTTTTTATATTGCCTGCCGTAATGAGTTTTACTGTTTTACTCCTGAACTACTTTTGTCCTGGCATGGGTGTCCTTCCCAGATCACCAATTGGTCTGTCAGCTGGCCAGCCATCACCACTTACCTGTACTGGTCGTGCCACGTTCCATTCCCAGACAAAAGAGTTTTGTCTTGTTTTCTTGCTCTCCGTGGCATTCCCATTTGAATAAGGGTTGGGTATTCTCTTTTACTAATTCCTAtagcatgcacctagtgatCCCAGctcatattttccttttttgggtggtatgtcatcacAGTAGGATACTTcccccaaaagagcttgagtgAAAACTCCAGGATAGACTTCCCCCTTCTCCCCATtgccagaccataccctctcttacttTTGACTCATGACCCACCGATCCTGTATTTGCTGGGTACAAGTGGGTGGTGCTTGAGCCTTGTGCATTCTCCACTTCCATGTGAGTCCATGGCTTGTCTGGTCTTTGTTGCACGTTTTGCATCTCATTCTTAACTTTTTGTGGCGTGGATGAGTcactatttaattttaaaaaaaattgcactatttaatcaattttccttcaatttttacatatatttttgaaaGTCACAGAGCTCTTCTTTTCCCTCCTTCTTCTCCCTCCACTTTACTGATTCATTTGATCTCCTTCTCTCTGCTACATTTTAGTTCCTCAAACTTCACCACCTCCCCTCTCTTTGTTTTGAGTATTTGGGAAAAGTATCAGAGACGTTGAAggtaaaaaaaacttttatatcgtttctctttgtttctttaatgTCCATTACTGGGGTTTTCATTAAACTTAAAAACCGtgtttttattgaatttattttaaagtcTGAGGATTTTCATCTGGGATGCACGGAAGCGACAAAATGGCCGTCGCACCCGCGTCTGACGCGTAAGCGaagccgctgcctgcgcgtcgaTGCcacgtctttttttttttttttggtttcctgaCTCGGGGCAAACTCAGGCTAATTTGCGTCGACTCAGTCTGTATCGAGCGTAACTGCCGAAACACACCGGTACCTGCGCTGAACTGGCAGATTCAGGccgaaatttaaaaaaaaaggtgcaaaacgCACCGTTTCAATCTCTGTTTTTCAATCTCAACTTACCGAAATGGCCGAAAAAAGGCTGAAATCATTAGAGCACAATCACAGATGGCACCACCAAGCTTTGCTGATCTGCATCTTGGATTCTTTCGGGGAAGAAAATTAGAGCACCACCACAGTCACAGTGGGTTTCTTcttcatgctctctctctctttctctctgctGATctgctttgcttttttttttttttcttcttttctttacttcttcATTCAGTCCGCCAGTGGTTTATTTGTTCAAATAAGATTTTCTTTACAATCTGCTTTAAGTCCTACACGTGGTGGGTTGCACTTCAAGTTGTATTCTAAAGCAAAGTTATACTCCCCAACCtacacttcaatttttttttttggataagaagGTAAGCTCTTATAAATTAAGATAATCAGATTGGAATACACTCTCCAACTCAGAGGGTAGATCTCCTACCAAAACATCTAAACCTGTAGATGAAACTGCTCTTCTAGCGAGGGCGTGGGCTAACTTATTCCCACCCCGCCGCACATGAGAGAaactacaaaaatgaaacaaaCCAGCTTGACGACGGGTTTCCTCAACCACATTCCCATATAACGTGTTGCAGCAACCCGAGGAATTCAGAGCCGAAACCACTCGGAGGCAATTACCTTCCATCACCACTTTAGAGAGGCTTAGTTCTTGCGCAAAAAGCAGAGCACGACGAGCAGCCAAAGCTTCAGCCATTTCCACAGAAAAAGGAAGTGAAATTCTCTGAGATAAAGCCGCAATCATCTCCCCATCTGAATCTCTAATTGCCACTCTAATGCAAGCACAACCCAGATTCTCAAACCAGGCAGCGTCATAGTTCACCTTGAAGGCACCCACTGGAGGACGAGACCAGCCCACCTGGACCCCAGGACCTCTCGGCAACACAACTGGCTTGTACAGGTCCAGGAATTCCCGAACCAAAGTGACAGCCCTCTCACCCAGCTCTAGCAGCGGCCAAGTGGGTTGATTCTCCCTCAACTTGTTTCGCCCCTACACTTCAATTTAGATTACAGTTTGCTACAAGTCCTACAGGTGGGACCCTGGTGTGATTTTTCTGACtttgttattattcatttaattaattaatctattATATGATATGTAAATATAATAAACTATTATTAAAACTAGTACAAATAAactgtctaattttttttaatataaaaatatataaaatataaataaaaatatttttaataattttttaattgccacaTCCCGCCATACCCGcaccctattttttcaaaaaattgctGAGTCTTGCACCTGCACCCACACCTGCACCTGAATCCTAAAACGCACCTGTGCTTCTTAGATTTTCATGTTGATGTTGATAAGGGAACTATAGAGCTGGTGAAATTTTCTAATTGCATTTGGGTTTTTACTAAAACCCCAAAatctttaaatttaatattggggcttttctattttggttgaGGGCTTGTTTGGGGTTTACATATCTTGTAATTGGTACTTTGGGGAGTTCAATGCATGAGAGATTATAGTGATTTGTGGGTTCATTTGGTTAGGATTGTGGAATTCCTGTAAGATCCGGAACCTAAATTTGAGtaattgagatttttatttttatttttttggcctGAAAAAGCTTAGTTTAATGCTTGTGTTTGAgtaatttgtgtttttaaaatctTTATTAAAACACCCATATGCCTCCTTTTTTACAATTAGTTTAATGATTGTGTCTGTGTTTAGGGTCATATGTTTTGTTCAAAACCAGTCCCTTTGTTATGAAATGATCTAGTATAGAATCTATAGATATAAGCTGGGTCATCCACTATGTAAACGGCTGAGtctaattgttgttgttgttgggtcGTGAATGCCAATTTCGATTGGTTTATAGATCATTTGTTTTCATTTGGCTACTTGTAATTTATGATTctggaatcttttttttttttttttgttggttgttgcTGTTatgtttgtttagaatttttacTGTTGTAGAATAGAAACTAGATTACTGGTTCATGAAAAAGTAGTTGACAAAGTGTGTTTTAGAAGTTTTTAACCCACGAAATATGTCTTTCATCGAATGGTTAGTTAGTTTGTGTGTGACTTTGTTCATTTCTTGAAATGACTTCGGAGATGTGAAATTTTGaaggaaataaaaagtaaaagaaaatatatctGATAAGGGAATTAATGTCTAACAATAATAATCGTGTGTTAATCTCCTTGTTGGTTTGGAATGTGTTGATGGTTATCTTCAGTTCTACTGGTATAAGTATTGGTGCTACTTTTTTTAGCATAAATGAATATAGTAATGATAAGAATGACATTGGGCTACTATCATCTCTAGTAGTTATATGTAACTTACTGAATTTttagtaaagaaaagaaaagagaacatCTGACATGGATAATTTGATTGGCATATCCCCCCTTCCCC
It encodes:
- the LOC142625444 gene encoding uncharacterized protein LOC142625444, which gives rise to MPSIENISVVELRPFAVIQKSFKIEIPPHSLGKIGFLGRNKLRENQPTWPLLELGERAVTLVREFLDLYKPVVLPRGPGVQVGWSRPPVGAFKVNYDAAWFENLGCACIRVAIRDSDGEMIAALSQRISLPFSVEMAEALAARRALLFAQELSLSKVVMEGNCLRVVSALNSSGCCNTLYGNVVEETRRQAGLFHFCSFSHVRRGGNKLAHALARRAVSSTGLDVLVGDLPSELESVFQSDYLNL